In Bos indicus x Bos taurus breed Angus x Brahman F1 hybrid chromosome 4, Bos_hybrid_MaternalHap_v2.0, whole genome shotgun sequence, the sequence aaaagatgcttactctctggaagtaaagttatgactaacctagatagcatattaaaaagcagagacattactttgccaacaaaggtacgtattaaaaaaaaaaaaggtatgtatagtcaaggctatggtttttctgtggtcatgtatggatgcgagagttggactataaagaaagctgagtgctgaagaattgatgcttctgaactgtggtgttggagaagactcttgagagccccttgtactgcaaggagatccaaccagtccatcctaaaggagatcagtcctgagtgttcattggaaggactgatattgaagctgaaactccaatactttggccacctgatgcgaagagctgactcatctgaaaagaccctgatgctgggcaagattgtgggcaggaggagaaggggatgacaaaagatgagatggttggatggcatcactgactcaatggacataggttagggtggactccaggagtttgtgatggacagtgaggcctggcgtgctgcggttcatgggttgcaaagagttggacacaagtgagcgactgaactgaatctgctgTTTATCAGTAATCTTTATTTGTGAATATGTTCAAATTCAGGAGTTTGAGGTTTTTCCAAAAAAAGAGAACTATTACTAATTTAGGAGAACCAGGTAATGATAaactcaaaaacaaataaaacctagTTGCTCATAAGGAATCCTTTTTTATAATATAACAATTATCTCACTAGAGACATACATATAGAATACTATAGGATGTTATTACAGGTGGATAGCCATAATATTATAACCTCTCATTTTTAACCCTCAGTTATTTTTTTATCTGTTGATAAACTTAACtacaaaacatctttaaaaatatgtttcttgAATGATGGTATATACACCAGTTTAGTAACAACCAACATTCTAAAAAATGTTTGTCAAAGAGCTTTCAAATGAACATAATTTCAATATCCCTTTTaatacatttaagtgatatccATTCTAGGACTAGAAACAGCAGTCTTTGATGGTGGCTCACTGTAAGATACTGTATTGGAAATATGTAAGTTAAGCAATTGCTTCTTATGATATGCATCATTTTCCTGGTTAGTGTGTTCATCCAGAGATTTCCTTATACAGTTCTTTAGTTCAtcaattccttctccagtaatTGCAGAGATGGGGATGATGTGTTGGAATTCCACAGTCCTCTCTGGAATCATGTTTTTTtcaaacagatgaaaaaattctgaaacaacACAGATAAAAGCTGATTTTCATTGTCTTTGAAAATAAGTCAAAACTATTCTAGAGGTTTCATTTGTGAACCAAaaacttagtttttattttttccttctctaataagCTCTTAGCACCTTTGGTTTTTACTAATGACAATGGTAAGGTTCTTGGCACATGaatggtgctcagtaaatatttgttgctaagtcacttcagtcgtgtctgactctgtgcgacccccatagacagcagcccaccaggctcccctgtccctggaattctccaggcaagaacactggagtgggttgccatttccttctccaacgcatgaaagtgaaaagtgaaagtaaagttccTGAGTTGTGTAAATATTTGttacatgaatatatttttaactgaatgaagTATAAGTTCCCAGGtaatggtgcagtggtaaaaaatttgcctgccaatgcaggagaagacaggagacacagattcaatccctgaattaggaagataccctgaagtaggaaatggcaacctactctagtattcttgcctggaaaaattctatggacagaggagtctagcggaTTCTGGTCCATGGCATTACAAAGAactagacacgactgagcacacaacgcTCCAATCAAAAGATAAATCACACAAGATGATTTACTTACAGAAGcaataaattttgttttggggCATTCAATAAAGTAAGGCAACACAGATGCTCTGAGAGAACTtttctacaaaaataaactcatttgtGACTTGGGATATTCTAGTTTGCTTCAGCACACAGGTGGCCTTTAACTGTCCAAATTTAGAGACCTATCATCACTGGTACTAGGAGGAATACTAAAATTGAAAACAGTTTAAGGAGAGATCATTTTAGATGAATCCAATATTTCACCCCACTGGGACTGACAACCATTAGATAACTTTTGCTTCTTCTCTGTTACCAAGGCAACAGAAGGGAGGATGGCATACTGATGGGATGGATCAACACTGATGTCACCTGGAAAGGCTGGCTAGAAGAGATTAACCAAATCAATACAAAGCTTGGTTTCTGGGATTCATTTACCCCCAAGGAAAAGAGAGGCTAATTTGGAAACTATCACTGAGGTGACTATATTGTTTTTATGATAGGCCAAAATAGCCACAAACTCCTGAgttcccccccgccccctgctTTGGTACTTCTGAAAATTCCCTTTTCTGCAAGATCAACCAGTGATCAGATCTAATGACCTCATAAAACAAATGACATTAAAGAATAAAGACTTTATAAATTTTTGAGGAATGTTTATACCCCCAAAGTAACTTACTAACTCAAGGGCAGGcccaatatgtatatatatatatatatataaggatttTTACGAGAAGAGAGAGGATTTTCTGGTGCTGTCTGATAGTACTAgtacattataatttattttcctcaatttttatCTCAAGGATAAAAACAGGTTAAGtctatttaaaaaacatgttaACCACTTACCTTCCATCCTACTTTTCTCATTTGTGCCAAAGGTCCTCTACTAGactcagaaaaatgaaagcatcatCTCTATACAGTAGAGTTTGTTCTGCAAACATCAATAtttaaaactatggagacaaatTCCTTTATACAAAGTGGTCCATTTAGGGACCAATTTCACACAAATACTTTACAAGTAACAGCATCTTTTATTCTGTGCCACACATACAACTCAAGTTCTTTTTAGAAGATTGATACTCTCCAGAGATCTATAGACCTGGCACTGCAAAGATACATATCTCTTTAGAACTACTAGCCCTGTTATTAAATTCATAATGTACTAGGGGAATGAAGTTCTAGAACTTGTGAAAtaagttaaaagtgaaaagacTTCATAAATATATGctgactttttcctcttctgatcCAAATCCCATTAACTCTTTAAGAGCCCAGTTTTACTTCTTGATGATACCTGAACTGTTCAgctcaaattaatttttcatcCCTTCTATGTCCTATAACAGATTGTCCATATCACATTTAAAAGTTTCATATGGTATGTGTTCTTTCTTCAAacacacttgttttttttttaagaggaacaggtttcatttttttcccccactaattACAGTACACCTAAAAGTCTCTGCAAATAGTAGGTgttcattagttcagttcagttcagttgctcacttgtgtctgactctttgtgaccctgtgagccgtagcacaccaggcctcactgtccatcaccaactcccggagtttaccccaaactcatgtccattgagtaggtgatgccatccaaacatttcatcctctgtcatccccctctcctcctaccctcaatctttcccagcatcagggtcttttcaaatgagtcagctcttcgcatcaggtggccaaagtattggagtttcagcttcaacatcagtccttccaatgaacacccaggactgatctcctttaggatggactggttggatctccttgcagtccaagggactctcaaaagttttctcacaccacagttcagaagcatcaattcttccgcgctcagctttctttatagtccaactctcacatccatacatgaccactggaaaaaccataggcttgactagacggacctttgttggcaaagtaatgtctctgctttttaatatgctatctaggttggtcataactttacttccaaagaataagcatcttttaagttcatggctgcagtcaccatctgcagtgattttggagaccaaaaaaataaagtctgacactatttccccatctatttgccatgacgtgacgggaccagatgccatgattttagttttctgaatactgagttttaagccaactttttcactcccctcttttactttcatcaagaggctctttagttcttcactttctgccataagggtggtgtcatctgcatatctgaggttattgatatttctcctggcaatcttgattccaccttgtgcttcttccagctcagcatttctcatgatgtactctgcatagaagttaaataagcagggtgacaatatacagccttgacgtactccttttcctatttggaaccagtctgttgttccatgtccagttctgttacttcctgacctgcatacagatttctcaagaggcaggtcaggtggtctagtattcccatctctttcagaatattccagagtttattgtgatccacacagtcaaaggttttggcatagtcaataaagcagaaatagatattcatTAAACTGGCACTAAATGAATGAACGGGTTTACCTTTAGGATTCTGGAGTTGGTTCATCAGTACATGGAATTTACCCTGTGCATCTGGCAAGTCCATTTTATTTACTGCAAGGAGTGCAGGTTTTGTGTGAAGTTCCTCTTTGTACAACTCTAACTCCtttaaatcaaaagagaaaaaccaaataaCTGTATTAAAATACCTATATAAATGACCTATTTGGTAATGTCTTTCTATACTTTATAGGCCTGGGTATTCTAGGGCCCATTCACACCTCTGATATCAGTAAGTGATTTTGTGCCTAGAGACAAATACAGATATTTGGACTTATATTAAGCACATAGATAAAATTCAGAACTAAATAATGACAATTAATCCTATGCCTGTATTATTCTTGGAAAAAGTAAGTATGCTTAGAAGTAAATCTTTGTGACCATGGATTAGGTAGTGGCTTCTTATATTTGACACTAAAAGtaggaataaaagaaagaatagacacagggaactctatcaGTTTTAAATTCCATACTTCAGAAGGGAACTGaaagaaagttaaaagacaactgaaagaataggagaaaatatttgcaaatcatataacCAATAAGGGACTTGTATCCAAATTATAAAAAACTTTTACAACTCAACAATTAAAAGATAGCCCAATTTAAATGGGCAAccaatctgaatagacatttctccaaacacatACAAACggctaataagcacataaaaagatgctcaacaacattagtcatgagagaaatgcaaatcataaccacaatgaaatactacttcaTTCCTACTAGGAAAGTCAAAGTAAAAAAGGTAATAATGAATGTTGACATTAATTGGAAAAACTGGAACCTTCATACATTGTTAGtaagattgtaaagtaattcaaTGCTGCAGTCACTTTGGAGaatagtctggcagttcctcaaaatattagaTTTACCTTATTATCCAGTAATTTCACCcctagagatatatatatatacccaagagaaaggaaaacatacccacacaaaaacctgtacacaaatgttcacagcattaTCAATAATAGGCAAAAATGTAGCTAGCGAATAGGATATAAAAGTCATTAAGGTAAAAGACATCATGTTGTGTTAGAGAGAAATCATATGGCTGGATAGAGAATGCACAGGGTGTTGCTTGGGGAAGCGGGAGAGGGTGCAGGAACAATAGAGATACAGTGCTTGGCAGGAACCTAACTTTGCCTCATATACCATGTTCAGGTTAGACTTCAACCTAACCCATTGCTATGGGGGACCATCAGAGCAGGGAACAAACATCTGCTTGGTTCTTTAACAAAGATCACTCTAGCTGCCTATAAAACATGGCCTGAAAAGAAGTGAGACTAGAAGCAGGGAGACCAGCTATTAAGAAAGGCTGATGATTACAACAGTGCGGGTGAAGACAAATAGCTGCATTTCAGAAAAATTTAGGGCATAAAACTGACAAGGCTTGATACAGGTGGTGAGAAAGTCAGAATCACTATCACCCAGGTTTCTGGCTTACATATTCAATAAGCTTCTGAGGGAtgctggaaaattaaaaaaaaaaaaaaaaaaaagttcagttctgtgtgcatgctcagccacttccgttatgtccgaatctttgagacTCCACAGACagttgcccaccaggctgctcttgcccatgggattctccagacaaaaatactggagtgggtaaccatggcctcctccaggggatcttccccacccagggatcgaacctgggtctcctgccctgcaggtgaattctttaccactaagcgaccagggaagcccaagttcagTTCTACACATATTAAATTTGAGAAGTTAATGGGACATCCAATCAAAGATATCTAATAGGCAGCTAATCTAAAGTACAACCAAACTATCTGGGTATCAGAGTGCCTAAAAAGTAGACCGGGAAATAGTCTAAGAAGTAGGAATTAAGTTAAACAAGACTCAGTCTAAGAATTTATATAATAGGGATTTGAAATCCAGGAAGGTTTTATTGATTACAACAGTTTGAGAAGTGGATGAATATTAAGAAACTGGAGACAGCAAGTTTAGATAATTCTTTAACTGAcaccaaagttttaaaaagtagaggTAGAAGATATATTTATTCTAATTGTCATATGTTATTTCATACAGTCCTATGTCCCTGAATACTAGACCAGATAGAAAAACCTACTTTTGAAAGCAGTATTATGGTTTCAAAAGCAGTTCTGTAATGAGTTTGGGAAGAAAGCTGAAATCCAGAAATatcaacctgaaaaaaaaaaggataaaagattGCCTTTAATGTAAGAATGACAGGTATACAATTCTGTTTTGAAAAGTTTCACTCATTCAAGCTATAAATAACTTCTTAATCTATACTCTTTTGGTAATTTAGTAATGTGAATGAGAGAAATTGATATTTTAAGATCACTGTAATTATTCTTATAATATCACAATCATTAATAAGAAACTAGTACCGATAAAACAACTTATACTAATAAAGATAATCTcatgaaataggaaaataatgCTGTGTAATTTAGTagtacacagaaaatcctaaggaatcaaTAAACCTGACAAATATGGCCAAACTTTCATCTGATACAGTAAATGTTCCATTTCCACACccatattataaataaatttgactCCTATCTAAACAGATGTAGTGGATTAATATATGCTAATACTTTATCtttaaatgttattataaaaatgtctaggaaaactaaattcattgattCTCACATTCTTTTAAGCATTACATTGATAGGCATATGACTTACAACAAAAAGCAGTTGTTTAGTTCTTTCTATATGCTTGAGGAATTTGTGGCCCATTCCTTTGTTCATATGTGCTCCTTCTATTAAACCAGGAAGATCAGCTACTGATAtctaatacaaaattaaatggtttaataataaaaaatgaaaacacaaatctaATTACATCCAACAATTTTCATATTTCAATTATAAAGTTTCTATTTTGTGATTACCACTGAATTACTGCATCTCTAATAAACCCAAGATACTTTGataacaaaataaatgtattaagaaTCAAAATCCTTTGCTATCAGAAATTAGAGTCCCATTTTTACTTTAACAATCTAAAAATTCTAGGGCTTAGcttaacatttattaatatgaATTCTCTTTAGAATTCCATAAATTATACTGTTCAATATGAACTTTTCAAagaatttcaagtttttaaattcttaaaagtaaACAAGGATATTAAATCAGCAGACATTGACTTAGGATGTAAGCACTGTAAAGTGTTTTATTCTATATGTAAATGGTTGTTTGGTTCCACTGTTCCTTTACTGTTCATATTCTACCAggatttaaccatttttaaaaagtaaaggaaacagtGTCCCTATACTCTATTTAGGACTATTAACCATTATTAGAGTCATTAACCATTATTCAACACTTGTGGTTTTCAAACCTCACCGCATATCATAATCATCTAAGGAACTGCTATAAACTACAGATCCTCAAGCCCTATCCCCAGGGATTTGGTTTCAAATCACCGGGCCCAAGCTTGATTTATCATTGTTGTTCTTAAGCTAGTCAGGTGATCCTGATGTACAATAAGGGATGAAAAACACTGCTTTACACACACTGCTTGTGTGGTTAAAATGTTCGGTTTTAAAGAAAGCTGTAGCTATGTGACAAACCAAAGTACATATAGAGGTCTCATGTTCTGGAATTTTCTTCAGAGGTCTTTTTATTGATTTCCCTTAAAAATTACCAATAATGTTTTCTAAATTCATATTATCCTGCacttataattttacttattatttaatattctatGTAATtgttaaagctttaaaaaaatttttactattATACAACTATGATTAATGAATATACATCTTTGATATCTTTTGAATTATGTCATTGGATTATATGAAACTACACTGATACATCATCACTTCAAGTCCATATTTTACATTAGGGTTCGTCATCTAGGTTttatacattctatgggttttgacaaatttatgacatgtatctaccattacaatacacagaatagtttcactgcccttaaaaatcctctgtatGCTGCATATTCAACCTTTCTACCTATTCAACCTTTCTTTCCTCCTAATCCTTAGTAACCACTGATCTTCTCTATTgccacagttttgcctttttcccAGAACAtcatatagttgaaatcatacagGATGTAGCTTTtacagactggcttctttcacttagtaataagCACTGGAGGTTCCTCTGTGTcctttcatggcttgatagtgcTGAGTGACATTCAATTTTGAATACGTACacagcttatttatccattcatctactgaaggacatcttggttgcctccaagttttggcaattatgaacaaAGCAACTATAAACATCTATGTGTGGGCTTCTGAGTGGACCTAAGTTTTCAATTAATCTGGGTAAACACTAAGGAATGCAACTGCTgatcatacatatttttaaatttttattattttccattttttgtttttattttaattatgcaaAAAAACTATAGTTCTTCTTTaccaaggaaaaataaattttaatagctAGCTAAGACCAAAATTCcattcaattaaaaacattttttttgaacAGTAAAGTGAGATAAAATTACATCCATGAACTTTAGAATATGTttttaggaaatgaaaatcaataatCAAGTATGGCAATAAAATATGGAATTGCAGTGAGAACAAACACATCAAGGAGAATAAGATACAATCAATGTTATAATTACAAACTGTATCCAAACTTTGGAAGAATTattcttatataatattttactcAGATAGTGCTCATCAGAATTGATTTGATCATGACttcaattaccaaaaaaaaaatcctgctactttttccaacaccacagaaaCTGTCAAATGTTATAAAATCTAAGCAATAAGGCAAGTACTTTCATTTCTAACCAagagtcttattttaaaaatagccaccTACAGGACTTTTCtgctggtccagtgattaaggctctgtgctcccaatgcagggggcccaggttcaatccttggtcaggggaaCTAAATCCCATATTCTGCAACTAAGGAtgccagagcagccaaataaataaataaatatttttaaaagaataaaagtttaaaaaaaaacacccacctGTTTGAAATCACTATACATAATTTTTCCAAGTTCAGGCTTTATTgttgtaactaaaaaaaaaaaaaagtacattaagGCTAGAATAAAGCATTGTACTCTCAAAACTATCCGAgtgttatgtataaaataaataatatttccttTCTGTGAACAACCTAATTCAGATTATGTTCTCATTCATTGAAATTAAAGGTATAATTATTTTGGAAAAGGAcaaatatagatttttataatCTGCAAAAGCATAGGAATTAGTGGGCTTCAAAGTCCCTCTCAAACTTTAAGAGCATGGCAAAGGTGTTGAGGGCAGGGGGCAGAATTTAGGTTTCTATCATTTGGGCTACATGTGAAATCTATTAGTCCTTTCTCATTCAGTTATCCTCAAACTTCATCAGTCTAACAGTACCCTCCTTCTAtgactttctgcttttcttctttccttctcaaaGATCCCCTATTTTCTAACAATAAATACTGGCCAAGAGATTTATAGCAGTTAGTACAAAATTAACTCTACTTTATCAGAAGAGTCTAACCCTAgaattgtttgattttatttttcatgattttattttcaatagtttccctgacagctcagttggtaaagaatctgcctgcaatgcaggagaccccggtttgattcctgggttgggaagatccactggagaagggatagcctacccaatccagtattcttgggcttcccttgtggctcagctgaaaaGAATCCTCCTACGAAGTGGGAgccctaggtttgatccctgggttaggaagatcccttggagaagggaaaggataccgactccagtattctggcctagaaaattccatgaactgtatagtccatcaggtcgcaaagagttggacacgactgagtgactttcactttccatgttAATGTCATTCTGTGCCATTTTGTTTAATGAAGGTAGAGATCCTATTATATTCATTcacttgcttgctaagtcactttagtcgtgtctaactctttgtgatgctatggactatagtccaccaggctcctgtctgtgggactctctaagcaagaatactggagtgggttgccatgcctgcctccgagagatcttcctgacacagggatcaaacctgcttctcctgaggcctgtgcattgcaggcagattctttacaactgagtcacccaggaagcccattcaCTCACTACTTTTAGTCTAAGCTTCCATTATGCCTTATCTGCTACTGCAATAGCTAATTCTACTAAGTTCTTTCCAGATCCACTTATGTCCCACATTAATCCATTTTATACATTATATGCAAAGAgatattttttgaaaagcaaattaatcatttttatcctttgttaAAATGCTATAACCTCTTCTAAAGCTATAAAGATCAAATACAGCCTATATGGCCTATATCATAGATCACCTGCATCTCTAGCCTCAGCTTGATTCCTTCATCCCCTTACGACATGTTCTTTAGACAAACAAATCTACGCCCTGCCACCATGAAGCCTTTGTGTACACACTATTTCCTTTCACTAAAAAGACTCCAACCTCCATTGTCTGTCACCAATTAACTCACATTTACTGTTCATATCTCATCCCCACAATCACACTTCCCAAAGAAATCTACAGCAATCACCTACACTCTTTCAGAACACCCTCTTATATTATACCCTCTTATATTCATTAGTAAGTGTATTCACTTCTGTTTACCAATCTTTATAACTCCAGAACTTATTATAGTTCCTGGAAATAAATACTTGCTTAATGAATAAAAGAACTGATCTCTGCCTTCCTAGCATTTATCACAGTGTTTGATAAAGGGTAGGGACTCATAAAATAATAACTAAACCAAACAAATGATTATGCAACAGAGAAATAAATGTGACAAAGTATCCAAGTACCAGGAACTTTCCTGAGAGCTATAGAGGTTTCAAAGATTAATGGGAAATCCATATATTCTGTCTgccaagaattttcaaactaaGGCTACCccagttatattttattcatactCAAAGAAAAATTAGTCTTTAAAATATACCCCACACACTAAAAAATTTGTACTTACATGCATAATCTGCAATTGCAGGTTTTGCATGAGAAATCTTACTTAGCAAAGAGGATTTTCCAGCATTTGGGAAtctgaaacaagaaaataaattcatattaataTGTCACAACAAATAACAGCATTTTAAATACTTATCTGTGAATTCCTAACATTTCAAAAAACAGACTTCTTGAATATTGCTGGAATTAAAAGCAGAATATAAATTTACAATCTTGAAAAACCTGAGgaataaaatatacttataaaaAGGTAAAGATAAATTTATGGTGAACACCAAAGATGTTT encodes:
- the GTPBP10 gene encoding GTP-binding protein 10 isoform X2 yields the protein MVRCSCVLFRKYGNFIDNLRLFTKGGSGGMGYPRLGGEGGKGGDVWVVAHNRMTLKQLKDKYPQKRFVAGEGANSRVSALKGSKGKDCEIPVPVGVSVTDENGKIIGELNKEKDRLLVAEGGLGGKLLTNFLPLKGQKRVIHLDLKLIADIGLVGFPNAGKSSLLSKISHAKPAIADYAFTTIKPELGKIMYSDFKQISVADLPGLIEGAHMNKGMGHKFLKHIERTKQLLFVVDISGFQLSSQTHYRTAFETIILLSKELELYKEELHTKPALLAVNKMDLPDAQGKFHVLMNQLQNPKEQTLLYRDDAFIFLSLVEDLWHK
- the GTPBP10 gene encoding GTP-binding protein 10 isoform X1, with the translated sequence MVRCSCVLFRKYGNFIDNLRLFTKGGSGGMGYPRLGGEGGKGGDVWVVAHNRMTLKQLKDKYPQKRFVAGEGANSRVSALKGSKGKDCEIPVPVGVSVTDENGKIIGELNKEKDRLLVAEGGLGGKLLTNFLPLKGQKRVIHLDLKLIADIGLVGFPNAGKSSLLSKISHAKPAIADYAFTTIKPELGKIMYSDFKQISVADLPGLIEGAHMNKGMGHKFLKHIERTKQLLFVVDISGFQLSSQTHYRTAFETIILLSKELELYKEELHTKPALLAVNKMDLPDAQGKFHVLMNQLQNPKEFFHLFEKNMIPERTVEFQHIIPISAITGEGIDELKNCIRKSLDEHTNQENDAYHKKQLLNLHISNTVSYSEPPSKTAVSSPRMDIT